From the genome of Candidatus Eisenbacteria bacterium, one region includes:
- a CDS encoding HDOD domain-containing protein → MIGKEEILKRIQSLHTLPASTARLSALVNDPKAGASDFEAVIRPDPALTANLLRMANSAYFGLSREVTSVRQAITLLGIKRVYEVASSVTFSRMLPATVPGYEIDATHFWLHCVGVAVLAERLAEELGRKAPDLIFTAGLLHDMGKLAIGSFLVDASEEVFGRVLDDSIDLAAAEKIVLGMDHADVGSDLAEHWNLPGPVSWAARWHHNPGEAPENVDRNLVDLVHVADGLAHSLGLGADRGELARTILPSAIERLGVNVRRLEFTASETIGQIYGMTELFSKCAGGVG, encoded by the coding sequence GTGATCGGGAAAGAAGAAATCCTGAAGCGGATCCAGAGCCTGCACACACTTCCCGCGTCCACGGCACGTTTGAGCGCGCTCGTCAACGATCCGAAGGCCGGGGCCTCGGACTTCGAGGCGGTGATCCGCCCCGATCCGGCGCTGACCGCAAACCTTCTTCGTATGGCCAACTCGGCCTATTTCGGTCTCTCCCGGGAGGTGACTTCGGTCCGGCAGGCCATCACCCTGCTCGGAATCAAGCGCGTCTACGAAGTGGCGTCCAGCGTCACCTTCTCGAGGATGCTCCCGGCGACCGTGCCGGGTTACGAGATCGACGCGACGCACTTCTGGCTCCACTGCGTCGGTGTCGCCGTCCTCGCGGAGCGTCTTGCCGAAGAGCTGGGACGGAAAGCGCCCGACCTCATCTTCACAGCCGGTCTGCTCCACGACATGGGCAAGCTGGCGATCGGATCGTTCCTCGTGGACGCTTCCGAGGAGGTCTTCGGTCGCGTGCTGGACGACAGCATCGATCTGGCGGCGGCGGAGAAAATCGTGCTCGGGATGGATCACGCCGATGTCGGCTCCGACCTCGCCGAGCATTGGAATCTGCCCGGTCCCGTTTCCTGGGCGGCGCGTTGGCACCACAATCCGGGCGAGGCTCCGGAGAATGTGGACCGAAACCTGGTGGATCTGGTGCATGTCGCCGACGGACTCGCTCACTCACTCGGCCTGGGCGCCGACCGTGGGGAGCTGGCGCGGACGATTCTCCCGAGCGCCATCGAACGCCTGGGGGTCAATGTCCGGAGGTTGGAATTCACGGCGAGCGAAACGATCGGTCAGATTTACGGGATGACCGAGCTCTTCTCGAAATGCGCAGGGGGAGTGGGATGA
- a CDS encoding response regulator codes for MSYSILVVDDSRIVRTMVKKTISMSGMDVREIYEAENGKQALDVLGKEWVDIVFADLNMPEMSGVEMVEKMSEDNLLVSIPVVIVSSEHSEKRIEELKERGIRAYIKKPFRPECFTDVVKDVLDGVGGGSDES; via the coding sequence ATGAGTTACAGCATTCTCGTGGTGGACGATTCCCGGATCGTCCGCACGATGGTCAAGAAAACGATCTCCATGTCCGGAATGGACGTGCGGGAGATCTACGAGGCGGAAAACGGTAAACAGGCTCTCGATGTGCTCGGCAAGGAATGGGTGGATATCGTCTTCGCCGACCTGAACATGCCCGAGATGAGCGGCGTGGAGATGGTGGAGAAGATGTCCGAGGACAACCTGCTGGTCAGCATTCCCGTGGTGATCGTGTCCTCCGAGCACAGCGAGAAGCGGATCGAGGAACTGAAGGAGCGGGGCATCCGCGCCTATATTAAAAAACCTTTCCGCCCGGAGTGTTTCACGGACGTGGTCAAGGATGTCCTGGACGGCGTCGGCGGAGGTTCCGATGAAAGCTGA
- a CDS encoding chemotaxis response regulator protein-glutamate methylesterase has product MVKVLIVDDSAVVRRIFESELSKDPEIEVVGTAPDPFVARDMILEKKPDVITLDIEMPRMDGMTFLRKLMRHHPIPAVIVSSLTERGGVMALEAIQAGAVEVLCKPGAAYTVGDMTMELAEKLKGAARANVRRIVEGTGEGSHMKALPALAKTTHQILAIGSSTGGTVALEAILKKLPANLPGTVVTQHMPQLFTKSFADRLNGLMDLNVREAEDGDSVASGTVLIAPGNKHMLLRRSGARYYVEVKDGPRVKNQRPSVDVMFRSVARNAGRNAVGVILTGMGNDGAQGLLEMKEAGARTIAQNEVSCVVFGMPKAAIEAGAADRVEHLARIPEAILDLFANEKAPAGA; this is encoded by the coding sequence GTGGTCAAAGTCCTTATCGTCGACGACTCGGCGGTGGTCCGCCGGATCTTCGAGAGCGAGCTGTCCAAGGACCCGGAGATCGAGGTGGTGGGGACCGCGCCGGATCCCTTCGTCGCGCGGGACATGATCCTCGAAAAAAAGCCGGACGTAATCACCCTGGACATCGAGATGCCCCGGATGGACGGCATGACCTTTCTCCGAAAGTTGATGCGCCACCATCCGATCCCGGCCGTGATCGTCTCCTCCCTCACCGAGAGGGGGGGCGTGATGGCTCTGGAGGCCATCCAGGCCGGAGCGGTGGAGGTGCTCTGCAAGCCGGGCGCCGCCTACACCGTGGGCGACATGACGATGGAGCTGGCGGAGAAGCTGAAGGGAGCGGCGCGGGCGAACGTGCGCCGCATCGTGGAGGGAACCGGCGAGGGGAGCCACATGAAGGCGCTGCCCGCGCTGGCGAAGACCACCCACCAGATCCTCGCCATCGGCTCCTCCACGGGGGGCACGGTGGCGTTGGAGGCGATCCTGAAGAAGCTCCCCGCCAACCTCCCCGGCACGGTGGTCACGCAGCACATGCCGCAGCTCTTCACCAAATCCTTCGCGGACCGGCTGAACGGTCTCATGGATCTCAACGTCCGCGAGGCCGAGGACGGCGACTCGGTGGCGTCGGGCACGGTGCTGATCGCCCCCGGCAACAAACACATGTTGCTCCGCCGCTCCGGCGCCCGCTACTACGTGGAGGTCAAGGACGGCCCGCGCGTGAAGAACCAGCGTCCCTCGGTGGACGTGATGTTCCGTTCCGTTGCGCGCAACGCCGGGCGAAACGCTGTCGGCGTGATTCTGACCGGCATGGGGAACGACGGCGCCCAGGGCCTTCTCGAGATGAAGGAAGCGGGCGCGCGGACCATCGCCCAGAACGAGGTGAGCTGCGTCGTCTTCGGCATGCCCAAGGCGGCGATCGAGGCCGGCGCCGCGGACCGGGTGGAACACCTGGCCCGGATCCCCGAAGCGATCCTCGATCTCTTCGCGAACGAAAAGGCGCCCGCCGGGGCGTAG
- a CDS encoding methionine adenosyltransferase, whose protein sequence is MRKRRPSAYPASAEPRNDGTRRARILEDLRMAYVFTSESITEGHPDKVCDLISDSILDAYLEQDRQSRVACETMAKGNAVVLGGEITSRGKIDLDRVVRDAIRSVGYVCPDEPFCADSVEIHRFLSKQSPEISRKVDQESGEQGAGDQGLMFGFAARETETLMPLPIHLAHRLSEGLAEDRKSGRAPFLRPDGKTQVSVLYDGNTPMRLSTVVVSTQHEAAATPAKIEEYVMDGLLPRVLGDWHRDDMTVHVNPGGSFVEGGPSADCGLTGRKIIADTYGGMGRHGGGAFSGKDPSKVDRSAAYFCRYVARRVVEEGLADRAEIQVAYAIGGNRPVSVKVDTFGTGDEKRAEDFVCGFDFSPRAIVDQLGLLQPIFKSTVNYGHFGRPGFTWEGAPVPSSAGAEKR, encoded by the coding sequence ATGCGTAAACGCCGCCCCTCGGCGTACCCCGCCTCGGCGGAACCGCGGAACGACGGGACCCGCCGGGCTCGCATATTGGAGGACCTCAGAATGGCGTATGTTTTCACCTCGGAATCCATCACCGAAGGGCACCCGGACAAGGTCTGCGATTTGATCAGCGACTCGATCCTGGACGCTTACCTGGAACAGGACCGGCAGAGCCGAGTCGCCTGTGAGACGATGGCGAAAGGGAACGCGGTCGTCCTGGGCGGCGAGATCACTTCGCGCGGAAAAATCGACCTGGACCGGGTGGTCCGCGACGCGATCCGCTCCGTCGGCTATGTCTGTCCCGACGAGCCCTTCTGCGCGGACTCGGTGGAGATCCACCGTTTCCTCTCCAAGCAGTCGCCGGAGATCTCCCGCAAAGTGGACCAGGAGAGCGGCGAGCAGGGCGCCGGCGACCAGGGTCTCATGTTCGGTTTCGCCGCCCGCGAAACGGAGACGCTGATGCCCCTTCCGATCCACCTCGCCCATCGCCTCTCGGAGGGGCTGGCGGAGGACCGCAAGAGCGGCCGCGCCCCCTTCCTCCGGCCGGACGGCAAGACGCAGGTCTCGGTGCTCTATGATGGAAACACCCCGATGCGGTTGTCCACGGTGGTGGTCTCCACGCAGCACGAAGCCGCCGCGACGCCGGCGAAGATCGAGGAGTACGTCATGGACGGGCTTCTCCCGCGCGTGCTGGGCGATTGGCATCGCGACGACATGACCGTGCACGTCAACCCGGGCGGCAGCTTCGTGGAGGGAGGTCCCTCGGCGGACTGCGGGCTGACGGGCCGGAAAATCATCGCCGACACCTACGGCGGGATGGGCCGCCACGGCGGAGGCGCCTTCAGCGGGAAGGACCCCTCCAAGGTGGACCGGAGCGCCGCCTATTTCTGCCGCTACGTGGCGCGTCGCGTCGTGGAGGAGGGGCTGGCGGATCGGGCGGAGATCCAGGTCGCCTACGCGATCGGTGGAAACCGGCCCGTGTCCGTCAAGGTGGACACCTTCGGCACCGGCGACGAGAAGAGGGCCGAGGACTTCGTCTGCGGGTTCGACTTCTCCCCGCGCGCGATCGTCGATCAACTCGGACTGCTCCAGCCGATCTTCAAGAGCACCGTGAACTACGGACATTTCGGCCGGCCCGGCTTCACATGGGAGGGGGCGCCGGTCCCCTCTTCCGCCGGGGCGGAAAAGCGCTGA
- a CDS encoding ThiF family adenylyltransferase, whose amino-acid sequence MRSSAPKEGARPLLLPKRVRDALIREAERSDPRECCGFLVGWTGPSGRTVAAIRPERNREEGPRAARRFLIPAEAFWRERLRADRAGLAILGFYHSHPESPALPSAADGRRAWPGRSTLIIGADRSIRSWLPRPEGGFDEEPIESTDADAPPPCAARFDPSPSAFLGAIAGAAPEREEERFTGEEKTRYARHLVLPEIGPEGQARLRRSRVLVVGAGGLGSPALLYLAAAGVGRLGVADPDTVDLTNLQRQILHDTPGIDRPKTASAAERLRALNPNTEVIEHERPILPENALDILGGYDLVVDGTDNLPSRYLLADACGILGLPMAHGSVDRFGGQVSLFPSRGGPCYRCLYPEPPPPGVPAPPPMAGVFAPLPGVVGALLASEALKTLLGAGDPLAGRLLLVDLLRPRFRIIEVPRDPGCPLCGERPSIRALDRSLYRDAGCFPGEEDAACLERADRRAFAPMLARAGLPPLQNGESLPAIETMTPQILRGRLDRGDPILLLDVRRPAEARIVRIEGSRLLPIEELPERTAELDRDAEIVCICRVGIRAARAAMLLLRLGFPRIVNLEGGILAWIEETDPGLPRY is encoded by the coding sequence ATGCGTTCCTCCGCGCCGAAAGAAGGGGCGCGCCCCCTTCTTCTCCCGAAGCGCGTCCGGGACGCCCTCATCCGCGAAGCGGAGCGGAGCGATCCGAGGGAATGCTGCGGTTTTCTGGTCGGATGGACGGGGCCGTCCGGACGCACGGTCGCCGCGATCCGGCCGGAGAGAAACCGGGAGGAGGGGCCGCGCGCCGCGCGCCGCTTTCTGATTCCCGCGGAAGCGTTCTGGAGAGAGCGCCTCCGCGCCGACCGCGCCGGACTCGCGATCCTCGGCTTCTATCACTCCCACCCGGAAAGCCCGGCCCTTCCCTCCGCCGCGGACGGCCGCCGCGCCTGGCCCGGCCGCTCCACACTGATCATCGGCGCGGACCGCTCGATCCGGTCCTGGCTCCCGCGACCCGAAGGAGGCTTCGACGAGGAACCGATCGAGTCGACGGACGCCGACGCGCCCCCTCCATGCGCGGCACGCTTCGACCCGTCCCCTTCCGCGTTTCTCGGCGCGATCGCCGGCGCCGCCCCGGAACGGGAAGAAGAACGCTTTACCGGCGAAGAAAAAACCCGCTACGCGCGCCATCTGGTCCTGCCCGAGATCGGCCCGGAGGGACAGGCGCGTCTCCGCCGCTCGCGGGTTCTCGTGGTCGGCGCGGGCGGACTCGGTTCGCCGGCGCTCCTCTACCTCGCCGCCGCGGGGGTCGGCCGGCTCGGCGTCGCCGATCCGGACACCGTCGACCTCACCAACCTGCAACGCCAGATCCTCCACGACACGCCGGGGATCGACCGCCCGAAGACGGCCTCCGCGGCGGAGAGGCTCCGGGCGCTCAACCCGAACACGGAGGTGATCGAACACGAGAGGCCGATCCTTCCGGAAAACGCTCTCGACATCCTCGGCGGGTACGATCTCGTCGTGGACGGAACCGACAACCTCCCGAGTCGTTACCTTCTCGCCGACGCCTGCGGAATCCTCGGCCTTCCGATGGCGCACGGAAGCGTGGATCGCTTCGGCGGCCAGGTTTCCCTCTTCCCGAGCCGGGGAGGACCCTGCTACCGTTGCCTCTACCCGGAACCACCCCCTCCCGGCGTTCCGGCGCCTCCGCCGATGGCGGGCGTCTTCGCCCCGCTCCCCGGCGTGGTCGGCGCCCTCCTCGCTTCGGAAGCGCTCAAAACGTTGCTCGGCGCGGGGGATCCGCTCGCCGGCCGCCTCCTTCTCGTCGATCTGCTCCGTCCCCGCTTCCGGATCATCGAGGTTCCGAGGGACCCGGGCTGCCCGCTCTGCGGCGAGCGCCCATCGATCCGCGCCCTCGACCGGAGCCTCTACCGGGACGCCGGCTGCTTCCCCGGCGAGGAGGACGCGGCCTGCCTCGAACGGGCGGACCGCCGGGCTTTCGCCCCCATGCTCGCCCGCGCCGGCCTTCCGCCCCTGCAAAACGGCGAATCGCTACCCGCGATCGAAACCATGACGCCTCAAATACTTCGCGGACGGCTCGACCGGGGCGATCCGATCCTCCTCCTCGACGTGCGGCGGCCCGCCGAGGCGCGCATCGTCCGCATCGAAGGCTCCCGCCTCCTCCCCATCGAGGAGTTGCCGGAGCGGACCGCCGAACTCGACCGCGACGCAGAGATCGTCTGTATCTGCCGCGTGGGGATACGGGCCGCCCGCGCGGCGATGCTCCTCCTCCGCCTCGGTTTCCCGCGGATCGTCAACCTGGAGGGAGGGATACTCGCGTGGATCGAGGAGACGGACCCGGGACTCCCCCGCTACTGA
- a CDS encoding aspartate ammonia-lyase: MEEKKEFRIERDSLGEVEVPAGALYGAQTARAVRNFPVSGLRPWPAFIRSMAAIKGAAAEVNRDLGLLDGERAEAIAHAAREVMEGRWDDQFVVDPFQAGAGTSHNMNVNEVIANRAALLLGAGLGEYRVHPNDHVNMSQSTNDTVPAAIRIGCLLRLEELVGAGNDLAAALREKAEEFDDVVKSGRTHLQDAVPVRLGQEFGAYARAVERDGARIVAAAESLRRIGIGGTAAGSGLNAHAEYHERMVARLAEWTGLDLEGSDDLFESMQSMADGVHFSASLRTLALTLIRIANDLRLLASGPSTGLAEIRLPAVQPGSSIMPGKVNPVLAEMLDMAMFHVVGLDCAVALASQSGQLELNVMMPVIAHDLFEMMQVTIGAVRAFTDRCVRGIEADRERAAQWLDRNAIVVTALNPLIGYSRGAELVKEAAARGVTVREAALEAARAGSLARREGGRPVTEKEVERALGDLRRLTEGGLI, from the coding sequence ATGGAAGAAAAGAAGGAGTTCCGCATCGAAAGGGACTCTCTCGGCGAAGTGGAGGTGCCCGCCGGGGCGCTCTATGGAGCGCAGACCGCCCGGGCGGTCCGCAACTTCCCCGTCTCGGGTCTCCGTCCATGGCCTGCGTTCATTCGGTCCATGGCGGCGATCAAGGGGGCGGCGGCGGAGGTCAATCGGGACCTGGGTCTCCTGGACGGCGAGCGCGCCGAGGCGATCGCTCATGCCGCCCGGGAAGTCATGGAAGGCCGCTGGGACGATCAGTTCGTGGTCGATCCCTTCCAAGCCGGCGCCGGCACGAGCCACAACATGAATGTGAACGAGGTGATCGCCAATCGGGCGGCCCTTCTCCTCGGCGCCGGCCTCGGCGAGTACCGGGTCCACCCGAACGATCACGTCAACATGTCCCAATCGACGAACGACACGGTCCCCGCGGCGATCCGCATCGGCTGTCTGCTGCGGCTGGAGGAGCTGGTCGGCGCGGGGAACGACCTCGCCGCGGCGCTCCGCGAGAAAGCGGAGGAGTTCGACGACGTGGTGAAGTCGGGGAGAACCCACCTGCAGGACGCGGTGCCGGTCCGCCTGGGGCAGGAGTTCGGCGCCTATGCGCGCGCGGTGGAGCGGGACGGCGCGCGGATCGTCGCCGCCGCCGAATCTCTCCGGCGAATCGGTATCGGAGGGACCGCCGCGGGGTCCGGTTTGAACGCCCACGCCGAGTACCACGAGAGGATGGTCGCCCGCCTCGCCGAATGGACCGGCCTGGATCTCGAGGGCTCCGACGATCTCTTCGAGTCGATGCAGTCCATGGCGGACGGCGTCCACTTCTCCGCCTCCCTCCGCACCCTGGCGCTCACGCTCATCCGGATCGCCAACGATTTGCGGCTCCTCGCGTCGGGTCCTTCCACCGGCCTCGCCGAGATCCGGCTTCCGGCGGTGCAACCCGGATCGAGCATCATGCCCGGTAAGGTGAACCCGGTCCTCGCGGAAATGCTCGACATGGCGATGTTTCATGTCGTAGGGCTGGATTGCGCCGTCGCCCTCGCCTCTCAGTCGGGCCAGCTCGAGCTGAACGTGATGATGCCGGTGATTGCGCACGACCTCTTCGAAATGATGCAGGTGACGATCGGCGCGGTGCGCGCCTTCACCGACCGGTGCGTTCGGGGTATCGAGGCGGACCGGGAGCGCGCCGCACAATGGCTCGACCGAAACGCGATCGTCGTCACCGCGCTGAATCCGCTGATCGGATACTCCCGAGGCGCCGAGCTGGTGAAGGAGGCCGCCGCCCGCGGCGTGACGGTACGGGAAGCGGCGCTGGAGGCGGCCCGCGCCGGCTCGCTCGCCCGCAGGGAAGGGGGAAGGCCGGTCACGGAGAAAGAAGTGGAACGTGCGCTCGGCGACCTCCGGCGCCTCACCGAAGGCGGATTGATCTAG
- a CDS encoding TetR/AcrR family transcriptional regulator, which yields MAGFGSEAMEIPAERSSGDSGGGGEEARLPRKEREKEMHRRDVFAAAERLLGKKSFGEITVQEIAAEAEFSVGYLYKLFPGKEEIYGDLILGKMEEIGDLVRRRLEGEGTEREKVSGFIHDMFGFLAENPTIAMSYVREMMVLTMNHKVYGPRMRKQDEKMFGDMNRIFEQAIRKGILCDEDPQWVTRTFGALLWGFIHEDIYHDRVEKDWSAYPAFVEKYFFRAFAPDKDDDK from the coding sequence ATGGCCGGGTTCGGTTCCGAGGCGATGGAGATTCCGGCGGAAAGGTCCTCCGGCGACTCCGGCGGCGGCGGGGAGGAAGCCCGTCTCCCCCGCAAGGAGCGGGAGAAGGAGATGCACCGGCGGGATGTCTTCGCCGCGGCGGAGCGTCTCCTCGGGAAGAAGAGTTTCGGTGAGATCACCGTCCAGGAGATCGCCGCCGAGGCGGAGTTCAGCGTCGGCTACCTGTATAAGCTTTTTCCCGGGAAGGAAGAGATTTACGGCGATTTGATTCTGGGCAAGATGGAGGAGATCGGCGATCTGGTCCGCCGGCGCCTGGAGGGGGAAGGGACGGAGAGAGAAAAAGTCTCCGGCTTCATCCACGACATGTTCGGGTTTCTCGCGGAGAACCCGACCATCGCCATGAGCTACGTACGGGAGATGATGGTGCTGACCATGAATCATAAGGTGTACGGTCCCCGGATGCGGAAGCAGGACGAAAAGATGTTCGGGGACATGAACCGCATCTTCGAGCAGGCGATCCGCAAGGGGATTTTGTGCGACGAAGACCCGCAGTGGGTGACCCGCACCTTCGGGGCGCTCCTCTGGGGATTTATACATGAAGATATCTATCACGATCGGGTGGAAAAAGACTGGTCCGCCTATCCGGCTTTCGTGGAGAAGTACTTCTTTCGAGCATTCGCCCCCGATAAGGACGACGACAAGTGA
- a CDS encoding TolC family protein, protein MMKQCGHKSDGAVPFRAAAAAPLLCFCFLAGSVVAPGPAVSAEPLRLTADRAVALAVERNETFLMAREDASKAAGVVKEAWAGALPNLSVEGTYQNNFQLPAFFAPEEFGGGKLEIGSDLEVEGRLRLDQVLYAFGRVGNAIRYAEVYERIAGLGVERARAAVVLEARSAYYGVLLAREVLSIRERSLEQAKSQLEETRRKHDQGTASRFDLLRTEVEVKNRLPERIAAENDLALAMQDLKRVVGLDGDPDPILTDTLFYRPFAIGEEEAVRDALARRPEILALEKNVEGQRRVLSIRKAERLPILGLYGQIALQGQADRWDVIEPFDENHRAVSSAAGIAVSMPIFDGFRTKGKVMQARADLRRAEYELEGARKAVRLETTKAVKDLESLRKSWEAETATVGLAEEAYRIAETRFRNGLSTRLELADAETALDAARTNYAKTLYDYDVALARLEKTIGRSLEEGDGSTAGDGRAERE, encoded by the coding sequence GTGATGAAACAGTGTGGTCATAAAAGCGACGGAGCGGTTCCTTTCCGGGCCGCGGCGGCCGCCCCTCTTCTCTGCTTCTGCTTCCTGGCGGGTTCGGTCGTCGCGCCCGGTCCGGCCGTCTCCGCGGAACCGCTCCGCCTCACGGCGGACCGGGCGGTCGCCCTCGCGGTGGAAAGGAACGAGACGTTTCTCATGGCGCGGGAGGACGCGAGCAAGGCGGCGGGAGTCGTCAAGGAGGCGTGGGCGGGCGCGTTACCGAACCTCTCCGTGGAAGGAACCTATCAGAACAACTTCCAGCTCCCCGCTTTCTTCGCGCCCGAGGAGTTCGGCGGCGGGAAACTGGAGATCGGGTCCGATCTCGAGGTGGAAGGACGGCTTCGTCTCGACCAGGTTCTCTATGCTTTCGGCCGGGTCGGGAACGCGATCCGCTACGCCGAGGTCTACGAGAGGATCGCCGGGCTCGGCGTGGAGCGGGCGCGGGCGGCGGTGGTCCTGGAGGCGCGAAGCGCGTATTACGGCGTGCTCCTCGCGCGGGAGGTCCTTTCGATACGAGAACGATCCTTGGAGCAGGCGAAGTCGCAGCTGGAGGAGACGAGGCGCAAACACGATCAGGGGACGGCATCCCGTTTCGATCTGTTGCGGACCGAGGTGGAGGTGAAGAACCGCCTGCCGGAGAGGATCGCCGCCGAAAACGACCTCGCCCTGGCGATGCAGGACCTGAAGAGGGTCGTCGGCTTGGACGGCGATCCGGACCCGATCCTGACGGACACGCTTTTCTATCGTCCTTTCGCGATCGGCGAGGAAGAGGCGGTGCGGGACGCACTCGCCCGGCGGCCGGAGATTCTGGCGCTGGAGAAGAACGTGGAGGGGCAGCGGCGCGTTCTCTCGATCCGGAAGGCGGAGAGGCTCCCCATCCTCGGCCTCTACGGGCAAATCGCCCTGCAGGGTCAGGCGGATCGTTGGGACGTCATCGAGCCGTTCGACGAGAACCACCGCGCCGTCTCGAGCGCCGCGGGGATCGCCGTCTCCATGCCGATCTTCGACGGCTTCCGCACCAAGGGGAAGGTCATGCAGGCCCGCGCCGACTTGCGGCGCGCCGAATATGAACTGGAAGGAGCGCGGAAGGCGGTTCGGCTCGAAACGACCAAGGCGGTCAAGGACCTGGAGTCGCTCCGTAAGTCGTGGGAGGCCGAGACCGCCACGGTCGGGCTCGCCGAGGAGGCGTACCGGATCGCCGAGACACGCTTCCGGAACGGTCTCTCGACGCGCCTGGAACTGGCCGACGCGGAAACCGCCCTCGACGCGGCCCGCACGAACTACGCGAAAACCCTTTACGATTACGACGTGGCGCTCGCCCGGCTGGAGAAGACGATCGGCCGCTCTCTCGAGGAGGGCGACGGATCGACCGCCGGGGACGGGCGCGCGGAGCGGGAGTAG
- a CDS encoding efflux RND transporter periplasmic adaptor subunit produces MSRGARIGIWIAIGAAIAVLFAITAARRLEKKETQSIQAIQQAEGIPVDVVEARVIPVEDWRVFTGAAEGFDQTDLVADFRTRVSAVHVQTGDVVPRGKVIVSLDRFDPGRAEMNMETTRSAYETARIDSGRMEELFRAGAISKQQLDHTRSACDAARIAWISARRAVELDTPIAGVVTAIHMEPGEYAAAGQVLATISSYDRIRIPLELSESERALVEKGRPVRLFLKGSADGGRETRLDGEVVKAAISADPRTRLYRVEVEIRNPDHLLKPGALVSPEILVDSSKDLPVVPAIALLRHDHAARLFVLAGTGEDPRAELRDVRRGASNGDLVAIAEGLRPGERVVVAGQTKLGDGVKAAIHADRTEAYLGAER; encoded by the coding sequence ATGAGTCGAGGAGCACGCATCGGCATCTGGATCGCGATCGGAGCGGCGATCGCCGTCCTCTTCGCAATCACCGCCGCGCGCAGGCTGGAAAAGAAGGAGACGCAGAGCATCCAGGCGATTCAGCAGGCGGAGGGAATCCCGGTCGACGTCGTGGAGGCCCGCGTGATTCCGGTGGAGGACTGGCGCGTCTTCACCGGCGCGGCGGAGGGCTTCGATCAGACCGATCTGGTCGCCGATTTCCGCACCCGCGTGAGCGCCGTCCACGTCCAAACGGGCGACGTGGTTCCCCGCGGAAAGGTGATCGTCTCGTTGGACCGTTTCGACCCCGGCCGCGCGGAGATGAACATGGAGACCACCCGAAGCGCCTATGAAACGGCGCGCATCGACAGCGGCCGGATGGAGGAGCTGTTCCGCGCCGGGGCGATCTCCAAGCAGCAATTGGATCATACCCGAAGCGCCTGCGACGCGGCGCGCATCGCCTGGATCTCCGCTCGCCGGGCCGTGGAGCTGGACACGCCGATCGCCGGCGTGGTCACCGCGATCCACATGGAGCCGGGCGAGTACGCCGCCGCCGGCCAGGTGCTCGCCACCATATCTTCCTACGACCGGATACGGATTCCGTTGGAGTTGTCCGAATCGGAACGTGCCCTCGTCGAGAAGGGCCGGCCGGTTCGACTCTTTCTGAAGGGCTCGGCGGACGGCGGGCGGGAGACGCGACTCGATGGAGAGGTCGTCAAGGCGGCGATCAGCGCCGACCCGCGCACCCGTCTCTACCGCGTGGAGGTGGAGATCCGGAACCCGGACCATCTCCTGAAGCCGGGCGCCCTCGTTTCGCCGGAAATTCTCGTCGATTCCTCGAAAGACCTCCCGGTGGTTCCCGCGATCGCCCTTCTCCGGCACGATCACGCGGCGCGCCTCTTCGTCCTCGCCGGTACGGGCGAGGATCCGCGCGCCGAACTGCGCGATGTCCGCCGGGGGGCGTCGAACGGCGATCTCGTCGCGATCGCCGAGGGGCTCCGTCCGGGCGAACGGGTGGTCGTCGCCGGGCAGACCAAGCTCGGGGACGGCGTGAAGGCGGCGATTCACGCGGACCGGACCGAGGCTTACCTCGGCGCGGAACGATAG